The Rhizobium sp. BT03 genome has a window encoding:
- the frr gene encoding ribosome recycling factor, producing MSEGIDIKELKRRMDGAVSAFKSDIASLRTGRASANILDPVTIEAYGSRMPLNQVANITVPEPRMLSVSVWDKSMVSAVERGIRESNLGLNPIVDGQNLRIPLPELNEERRKSLVKVAHDYAEKSKVAIRHVRRDGMDGLKKAEKDGVIGQDEGRAQSERVQKMTDETISEIDRLLGEKEKEIMQV from the coding sequence ATGAGTGAAGGTATCGATATCAAGGAACTGAAGCGCCGCATGGACGGCGCGGTTTCCGCATTCAAAAGCGACATCGCATCGCTGCGCACCGGCCGTGCTTCGGCCAACATCCTCGATCCGGTCACGATCGAGGCCTATGGTTCGCGCATGCCGCTGAACCAGGTCGCCAACATCACCGTGCCCGAGCCGCGCATGCTGTCGGTTTCCGTCTGGGACAAGTCGATGGTCAGCGCCGTCGAGCGTGGTATCCGCGAATCCAATCTCGGCCTCAACCCGATCGTCGACGGCCAGAACCTGCGCATCCCGCTGCCGGAGCTGAACGAGGAGCGTCGCAAATCGCTCGTCAAGGTGGCTCATGACTATGCCGAAAAGAGCAAGGTCGCGATTCGCCATGTTCGCCGCGATGGCATGGACGGCCTTAAGAAGGCCGAAAAGGACGGCGTAATCGGCCAGGACGAGGGCAGGGCGCAGTCGGAACGTGTACAGAAGATGACGGACGAGACGATTTCCGAAATCGACCGCTTGCTTGGCGAGAAGGAAAAGGAAATCATGCAGGTCTAG
- the pyrH gene encoding UMP kinase, with product MSLEPVYKRVLLKASGEALMGSQGFGIDVAVADRIASDIAAARHMGVEVGVVVGGGNIFRGVAVASKGGDRVTGDHMGMLGTIINALALATSLRKLNIDTVVLSAISMPEICESFSQRATLYHLSMGRVVIFAGGTGNPFFTTDSAAALRAAEMGAEAIFKGTQVDGIYTADPKKYPDATRLDRLTHQEVLDRGLAVMDVAAVALARENSIPIIVFSIHEKGGFTEILTGGGLKTIVSDN from the coding sequence ATGTCTTTAGAGCCTGTCTATAAACGCGTTCTACTCAAGGCTTCCGGCGAAGCGCTCATGGGTAGCCAGGGTTTCGGGATCGATGTTGCGGTGGCGGACCGCATTGCATCCGATATCGCCGCGGCAAGGCATATGGGCGTGGAAGTCGGCGTCGTCGTCGGTGGCGGCAATATCTTCCGCGGTGTCGCGGTGGCGTCCAAGGGCGGCGACCGGGTCACCGGCGACCACATGGGTATGCTCGGCACCATCATCAACGCGCTGGCGCTGGCGACCTCGCTGCGCAAGCTGAACATCGATACGGTGGTGCTTTCGGCCATCTCCATGCCCGAGATCTGCGAGAGCTTTTCGCAGCGCGCGACCCTCTATCATCTGTCGATGGGACGTGTGGTGATCTTTGCCGGCGGCACCGGCAACCCCTTCTTCACCACCGATTCGGCCGCGGCACTCCGCGCCGCCGAAATGGGCGCTGAAGCGATCTTCAAGGGCACGCAGGTGGACGGCATCTACACCGCCGACCCGAAGAAATATCCCGATGCGACCCGCCTCGACCGCCTGACGCACCAGGAAGTCCTGGACAGGGGGCTTGCGGTAATGGACGTTGCCGCCGTGGCGCTCGCCAGAGAGAATTCCATTCCGATCATCGTCTTCTCGATCCACGAGAAAGGCGGGTTTACTGAAATCCTGACGGGCGGTGGCCTCAAGACCATCGTCTCCGACAACTGA
- the tsf gene encoding translation elongation factor Ts, with product MTEITAAMVKELREKTGAGMMDCKKALAETGGDMEAAIDWLRAKGIAKADKKSGRTAAEGLIGVSSQGTKAVVVEVNSETDFVARNDAFQDLVRGIAKVAVSTNGTVDAVAAASYPASGKSVSDTIKDAIATIGENMNLRRSVALSVEDGVVATYIHNAVSDGLGKLGVLVALKSTGDKEALNAIGRQVAMHIAATAPLAIRPEEVDAAVAERERNVFIEQSRASGKPDNIIEKMVDGRMRKFFEEVALLSQAFVINPDLTVAAAVKEAEKAVGAPIEVAGMARLLLGEGVEKEETDFAAEVAAAVKG from the coding sequence ATGACCGAGATTACGGCTGCAATGGTGAAGGAACTGCGCGAAAAGACCGGCGCAGGCATGATGGACTGCAAGAAGGCTCTTGCTGAGACCGGCGGCGACATGGAAGCGGCGATCGACTGGCTGCGCGCCAAGGGCATAGCCAAGGCCGATAAGAAGTCGGGCCGCACCGCTGCCGAAGGCCTCATCGGCGTTTCGAGCCAGGGCACCAAGGCTGTTGTCGTCGAAGTCAATTCCGAAACCGACTTCGTCGCCCGTAACGATGCCTTCCAGGATCTCGTCCGCGGCATCGCCAAGGTCGCCGTCTCCACAAACGGCACCGTCGACGCCGTTGCGGCTGCGTCCTACCCGGCATCCGGTAAGTCCGTTTCCGACACGATCAAGGACGCGATCGCAACGATCGGCGAGAACATGAACCTGCGCCGCTCGGTCGCGCTCTCCGTCGAGGACGGCGTCGTCGCCACCTATATCCACAATGCCGTTTCCGACGGCCTCGGCAAGCTCGGCGTTCTCGTCGCCCTGAAGTCGACCGGCGACAAGGAAGCCCTGAACGCAATCGGTCGCCAGGTCGCCATGCATATCGCTGCGACCGCACCGTTGGCGATCCGCCCCGAGGAAGTCGATGCCGCCGTCGCCGAGCGCGAGCGCAACGTCTTCATCGAGCAGTCGCGCGCCTCCGGCAAGCCTGATAACATCATCGAGAAGATGGTCGACGGCCGCATGCGCAAGTTCTTCGAAGAGGTCGCCCTTCTCTCGCAGGCTTTCGTCATCAATCCGGATCTGACCGTCGCAGCCGCCGTCAAGGAAGCTGAAAAGGCCGTCGGCGCCCCGATCGAAGTCGCCGGCATGGCCCGCCTGCTGCTCGGCGAAGGCGTCGAGAAGGAAGAGACCGATTTCGCGGCTGAAGTCGCGGCTGCCGTCAAGGGTTGA
- the rpsB gene encoding 30S ribosomal protein S2 has translation MALPDFSMRQLLEAGVHFGHQTHRWNPKMKPYIFGDRNNIHIIDLAQTVPMLSRALQVVSDTVARGGRVLFVGTKRQASEIIADSAKRSAQYYVNSRWLGGMMTNWKTISNSIQRLRKLDEILNGEAQGFTKKERLNLEREREKLDKALGGIRDMGGTPDLMFIIDTNKEKIAIDEAKRLGIPVVAIIDSNCDPDLIDYPIPGNDDASRAIALYCELISRAAIDGIARQQSSSGRDLGASSEVPVEPALEEAAEG, from the coding sequence ATGGCATTGCCCGATTTCTCTATGCGCCAGCTTCTCGAAGCAGGCGTCCACTTCGGCCACCAGACGCACCGCTGGAACCCGAAGATGAAGCCGTACATCTTCGGCGATCGTAACAACATCCACATCATCGACCTGGCCCAGACCGTTCCGATGCTGTCACGCGCCCTGCAGGTCGTCAGCGACACCGTTGCCCGCGGCGGCCGCGTTCTCTTCGTCGGTACCAAGCGCCAGGCGTCCGAGATCATCGCCGACAGCGCCAAGCGTTCAGCCCAGTACTACGTCAACTCGCGCTGGCTCGGCGGCATGATGACGAACTGGAAGACGATCTCCAACTCGATCCAGCGCCTGCGCAAGCTCGATGAGATCCTCAACGGCGAAGCCCAGGGCTTCACCAAGAAGGAACGTCTGAACCTCGAGCGCGAGCGCGAAAAGCTCGACAAGGCCCTCGGCGGTATCCGCGATATGGGCGGCACGCCGGACCTGATGTTCATCATCGACACCAACAAGGAAAAGATCGCGATCGACGAAGCCAAGCGCCTCGGCATCCCGGTTGTCGCCATCATCGACTCGAACTGCGATCCTGACCTGATCGACTATCCGATCCCGGGCAACGACGACGCATCGCGCGCCATCGCTCTGTACTGCGAGCTGATCTCCCGTGCGGCCATCGACGGCATTGCGCGTCAGCAGAGCTCTTCCGGCCGCGATCTCGGCGCATCCTCCGAAGTTCCGGTCGAACCGGCTCTCGAGGAAGCAGCCGAAGGCTGA
- a CDS encoding cell envelope integrity EipB family protein, with protein MFRSGLVALLLASVSANAWAAAPAVSAAIATGLVAHRAVYDLELKDASDRSGISGMYGRMVYEFDGSYCQGFTTNFRFVTQIDTGDSVRVSDQQTKTFENLKDGKFTFDTKSFTDEQLDKEVNGAAQDQPDGVKVALKQPSSRELQLAESRFPTEHMLDVIQHAKDGKRFFEARVFDGSDDGDKSLVTTTIVGKQETPVAEEADAGNAGAFSKTAFWPVTIAYFNENAKSDALPVYRMSFKLYENGITRDLTMDYGDFVLTGKLAKLELLDRKAEACK; from the coding sequence ATGTTCCGATCAGGTCTTGTCGCTCTGCTTCTCGCCAGCGTTTCCGCCAATGCATGGGCGGCTGCGCCCGCGGTAAGCGCTGCGATCGCGACCGGCCTCGTCGCACATCGCGCGGTCTATGATCTGGAACTGAAGGATGCTTCGGACCGCTCCGGCATCTCCGGCATGTACGGTCGCATGGTCTATGAGTTCGACGGCAGCTATTGCCAGGGCTTCACCACCAACTTCCGCTTCGTGACGCAGATCGACACCGGCGACAGCGTCCGCGTCAGTGACCAGCAGACGAAGACCTTCGAGAATCTCAAGGACGGCAAGTTCACCTTCGACACCAAATCCTTCACCGACGAACAGCTCGACAAGGAGGTCAACGGTGCGGCTCAGGATCAGCCGGATGGCGTCAAGGTCGCTCTCAAGCAGCCGTCGAGCCGTGAACTGCAGCTTGCCGAAAGCCGGTTCCCGACCGAACATATGCTCGACGTGATCCAGCATGCCAAGGACGGCAAGCGCTTCTTCGAGGCCCGCGTCTTCGACGGCTCCGACGACGGCGACAAGTCGCTGGTGACGACGACGATCGTCGGCAAGCAGGAGACGCCGGTTGCCGAGGAGGCCGATGCCGGCAACGCCGGCGCTTTCTCCAAGACGGCCTTCTGGCCGGTGACGATCGCCTATTTCAACGAGAATGCGAAGTCGGACGCTTTGCCGGTCTACCGCATGTCGTTCAAGCTCTACGAGAACGGCATCACCCGCGACCTGACGATGGATTACGGCGATTTCGTTCTGACCGGAAAGCTCGCCAAGCTCGAACTGCTCGACCGCAAGGCCGAGGCCTGCAAATAG
- a CDS encoding RidA family protein, with translation MSDEIAKRLTEMGITLPEAAAPAANYVPYVISGNLLYISGQLPLEGGKIAVSGHLGQTVDVAAGQRGAELCAINILAQAKAALGGDLGRIRRVIKLNGFVASAPDFVEQHLVINGASNLIAGVLGEAGKHARAAVGMAALPLNAAVEIDAIMEIAE, from the coding sequence ATGTCCGATGAAATTGCAAAGCGCCTGACTGAGATGGGGATAACCCTGCCCGAAGCCGCAGCCCCTGCTGCAAATTACGTTCCCTACGTCATCAGCGGCAATCTTCTCTACATCTCCGGCCAGCTGCCGCTCGAAGGCGGCAAGATCGCCGTCTCCGGCCATCTCGGCCAGACCGTCGACGTTGCCGCGGGCCAGCGCGGCGCCGAACTCTGCGCCATCAACATTCTTGCGCAGGCGAAGGCGGCACTTGGCGGCGATCTCGGCCGTATCCGGCGCGTCATCAAGCTGAACGGCTTCGTCGCCTCGGCGCCCGACTTCGTCGAGCAGCATCTCGTCATCAACGGCGCGTCGAACCTGATTGCCGGCGTGCTCGGCGAGGCCGGCAAACATGCGCGTGCCGCTGTCGGCATGGCCGCCCTGCCGCTGAACGCCGCCGTCGAGATCGATGCTATCATGGAAATCGCGGAATGA
- a CDS encoding glycerophosphodiester phosphodiesterase: protein MTNAAWIRDVPVAHRGYHDLNKLVWENTLSAFARAVEAGFAIECDLHYASDGVPVVFHDEDLQRLCNLTGDVRERTSRELGLIAVGGTGDKVPTLRQLLDLVQGKVPLVLELKGREADDEGFAEAVLEVLEGYEGKVALMSFDHWLLRDLKALGAPYPLGLTANGNTPEEFATHAKAMEIGLDFISYYYDDLPNAFISGEREKSIPVITWTVRDEEARRRTFANADQMTFEGFDPRVAV from the coding sequence ATGACCAATGCGGCTTGGATCCGGGACGTGCCGGTCGCCCACCGCGGCTATCACGATCTCAACAAACTCGTCTGGGAAAATACGCTTTCGGCCTTCGCGCGCGCCGTCGAAGCGGGCTTTGCGATCGAATGCGATCTGCATTACGCCTCCGACGGCGTGCCGGTCGTCTTTCACGACGAGGACCTGCAGCGGCTCTGCAATCTCACCGGCGACGTCCGCGAGCGCACCTCCCGCGAACTCGGGCTGATCGCCGTCGGCGGTACGGGAGACAAGGTGCCGACGCTCCGCCAGCTCCTCGATCTCGTGCAGGGCAAGGTGCCGCTGGTGCTGGAGCTCAAGGGCCGCGAGGCCGATGACGAGGGTTTCGCCGAAGCCGTGCTCGAGGTGCTTGAGGGATATGAGGGCAAGGTGGCGCTGATGAGCTTCGACCATTGGCTGCTGCGCGATCTGAAGGCGCTTGGCGCACCCTACCCGCTCGGGCTGACCGCCAACGGCAACACGCCGGAGGAGTTCGCAACGCATGCCAAGGCGATGGAGATCGGTCTCGATTTCATCTCCTATTATTATGACGATCTGCCGAACGCCTTCATCTCAGGCGAACGCGAAAAGAGCATCCCCGTCATCACCTGGACGGTGCGCGACGAAGAGGCACGCCGGCGGACCTTCGCCAACGCGGACCAGATGACCTTCGAAGGCTTCGACCCGCGTGTGGCGGTTTGA
- a CDS encoding GNAT family N-acetyltransferase, protein MTDDLTIRVERSFTAISPESWARLAGTSKSGTTLAYNPFVSHAFLSSLEESGSADAETGWLGHHLLLETDRGELIGALPGYLKNHSRGEYVFDHGWADAFERAGGRYYPKLQCSIPFTPATGPRLLVAEGLQRLPVQSAIAESLKEVVRRLGVSSAHITFVPDEEIGVFEMDGYLHRTDQQFHFINDGYANHDEFLETLASRKRKALRKERRAALENGISIDWLTGRDLTERIWDQFFNFYMDTGGRKWGRPYLTRKFYSLIGERMADDILLVMAKRDGRYIAGAINFIGGDTLYGRHWGCIEDHPFLHFEVCYHQAIDFALSKGLKRVEAGAQGEHKLARGYLPVTTHSAHYVAHAGLRRAIGDYLARERADVEQMSELLAEHSPFRKGERQQED, encoded by the coding sequence ATGACCGATGACCTCACCATTCGCGTAGAACGCTCCTTCACCGCGATTTCCCCGGAAAGCTGGGCTAGGCTTGCCGGGACGTCGAAGAGCGGCACGACGCTTGCCTACAACCCCTTCGTCTCGCACGCCTTTTTGTCGTCGCTGGAGGAATCCGGTTCTGCCGATGCCGAGACCGGCTGGCTCGGCCATCATCTACTGCTCGAAACGGATCGCGGCGAGCTGATCGGCGCACTGCCCGGCTATCTCAAAAACCACAGCCGGGGCGAATATGTCTTCGATCATGGCTGGGCCGACGCCTTCGAGCGGGCCGGCGGGCGTTATTACCCCAAACTTCAGTGTTCCATTCCGTTCACCCCGGCGACAGGCCCGCGCCTTCTCGTTGCCGAGGGGCTGCAGCGGCTGCCTGTCCAAAGCGCGATTGCCGAAAGCCTGAAGGAGGTCGTGCGCCGGCTCGGCGTCTCCTCGGCTCATATCACCTTCGTGCCGGATGAGGAGATCGGCGTCTTCGAGATGGACGGCTATCTCCACCGAACCGACCAGCAGTTCCATTTCATCAATGACGGCTATGCCAATCACGACGAGTTTCTCGAAACGCTCGCCTCGCGCAAACGCAAGGCGTTGCGCAAGGAGCGCCGTGCCGCCCTCGAAAACGGCATCAGCATCGACTGGCTGACCGGCCGCGACCTGACGGAACGCATCTGGGATCAGTTCTTCAACTTCTATATGGATACCGGCGGCCGCAAATGGGGCCGGCCCTACCTCACCCGCAAATTCTATTCGCTGATCGGCGAGCGCATGGCCGACGACATCCTGCTGGTCATGGCCAAACGCGACGGGCGCTATATCGCCGGCGCGATCAACTTCATCGGCGGCGATACGCTTTATGGCCGTCACTGGGGCTGCATCGAGGATCATCCTTTCCTGCATTTCGAGGTCTGCTATCACCAGGCGATCGACTTCGCCCTTTCGAAAGGGCTGAAACGGGTCGAGGCCGGCGCCCAGGGCGAACACAAGTTGGCGCGCGGTTACCTGCCGGTGACGACGCATTCGGCCCATTATGTCGCCCATGCCGGCCTTCGCCGCGCGATCGGCGATTATCTCGCCCGCGAGCGCGCCGATGTCGAACAGATGAGCGAGCTGCTCGCCGAGCACAGCCCCTTCCGCAAGGGCGAGCGTCAGCAGGAGGATTGA
- a CDS encoding HIT family protein: MTNPAAYDDNNIFAKILRGEIPSHRIYEDQHTVAFMDVMPQAPGHVLVVPKAASRNIFDADPATLTHAITVVQKVANAVKDVFDADGVFIAQFNEPAAGQTIFHLHFHVIPRYEGAALKPHSGKMEDGAVLAANAEKIRAALA, from the coding sequence ATGACCAATCCGGCCGCTTATGACGACAACAATATCTTCGCCAAGATCCTGCGCGGCGAAATTCCCTCGCACCGTATCTATGAAGACCAGCATACCGTCGCCTTCATGGATGTGATGCCGCAGGCGCCAGGCCATGTGCTGGTCGTTCCGAAGGCGGCGTCGCGTAATATCTTCGATGCCGATCCCGCCACCCTCACCCATGCCATTACAGTCGTCCAGAAGGTCGCCAATGCGGTCAAGGACGTCTTCGACGCCGACGGCGTGTTCATCGCCCAGTTCAACGAACCGGCTGCCGGGCAAACGATCTTTCATCTGCATTTCCACGTCATCCCACGCTATGAGGGCGCGGCACTCAAGCCGCACTCCGGCAAGATGGAGGATGGCGCCGTGCTTGCGGCCAATGCCGAAAAGATCAGGGCGGCACTGGCGTAA
- the clpA gene encoding ATP-dependent Clp protease ATP-binding subunit ClpA yields the protein MPTFSPSLEKALHQALTFANERHHEYATLEHLLLALIDDADAAAVMGACNVDLDALRKTLVEYVDNELSNLITGYDEDSKPTSGFQRVIQRAVIHVQSSGREEVTGANVLVAIFAERESHAAYFLQEQEMTRYDAVNYISHGIGKRPGASEARPPRGAEEEAESSKPTARGGEEEGGPKKQQDALKAYCVNLNEKAKGGKIDPLIGRHAEVSRTIQILCRRSKNNPLYVGDPGVGKTAIAEGLAKRIVEGKVPEALADATIFSLDMGTLLAGTRYRGDFEERLKQVVKELEEYPGAVLFIDEIHTVIGAGATSGGAMDASNLLKPALSSGAIRCIGSTTYKEYRQFFEKDRALVRRFQKIDVSEPSIDDAIEIMKGLKPYFEEYHHLRYSNDAIKSAVELSARYISDRKLPDKAIDVIDETGAAQMLLPPSKRRKLITEKEIEATVATMARIPPKTVSKDDEAVLANLEQELRSVVYGQDIAIEALSTSIKLARAGLREPNKPIGAYVFSGPTGVGKTEVAKQLASSLGVELLRFDMSEYMERHTVSRLLGAPPGYVGFDQGGLLTDGVDQHPHCVVLLDEIEKAHPDIYNILLQVMDHGTLTDHNGKKIDFRNVILIMTTNAGASEMAKAAIGFGSSKRTGEDEEALTRLFTPEFRNRLDAIIPFAALPTAVIHKVVQKFIMQLEAQLSERNVTFDLHEDAIAWLSEKGYDEKMGARPLARVIQDTIKKPLANEILFGKLKKGGVVNVTVGQKEDGKPGIVLEAIPDTAPIKPKPEAEVAHPDADGESDGELKTKPAPKTRAKTVPQAEPEVRDAPKKGSTVPKVPRKK from the coding sequence GTGCCAACATTTTCGCCTAGTTTAGAGAAGGCGCTCCATCAGGCACTGACCTTTGCCAACGAGCGGCATCACGAATATGCGACGCTCGAGCATCTGCTGCTCGCCCTGATCGACGATGCCGATGCGGCCGCGGTCATGGGCGCCTGCAACGTCGACCTCGACGCGCTGCGCAAGACGCTCGTCGAATATGTCGATAACGAACTCTCCAATCTGATCACCGGATATGACGAGGATTCGAAGCCGACCTCCGGCTTCCAGCGTGTCATCCAGCGTGCCGTCATCCATGTGCAATCGTCCGGCCGCGAAGAGGTGACCGGCGCCAACGTGCTCGTCGCGATCTTCGCCGAGCGCGAAAGCCATGCCGCCTATTTCCTGCAGGAGCAGGAGATGACCCGCTACGACGCCGTCAACTATATCTCCCACGGCATCGGCAAGCGCCCGGGCGCTTCGGAAGCGCGCCCCCCGCGCGGCGCCGAGGAGGAAGCGGAAAGCAGCAAGCCGACGGCACGCGGCGGCGAGGAAGAGGGCGGCCCCAAGAAACAGCAGGATGCGCTGAAAGCCTATTGCGTCAATCTCAACGAGAAGGCCAAGGGCGGCAAGATCGACCCGCTGATCGGCCGTCACGCCGAGGTGAGCCGCACCATCCAGATCCTGTGCCGCCGTTCGAAGAACAATCCGCTCTATGTCGGTGATCCCGGCGTCGGCAAGACGGCGATCGCCGAAGGCCTTGCCAAGCGCATCGTCGAGGGCAAGGTTCCCGAAGCGCTGGCCGATGCGACGATCTTCTCGCTCGACATGGGCACGCTGCTTGCCGGCACGCGCTACCGAGGCGACTTCGAAGAGCGCCTGAAGCAGGTCGTCAAGGAACTGGAAGAATATCCGGGCGCCGTGCTCTTCATCGACGAGATCCACACGGTGATCGGTGCCGGCGCCACCTCAGGCGGAGCGATGGATGCATCGAACCTCTTGAAGCCGGCTCTGTCGTCGGGTGCGATCCGCTGCATCGGTTCGACCACCTACAAGGAATATCGTCAGTTCTTCGAAAAGGACCGGGCGCTGGTCCGCAGGTTCCAGAAGATCGACGTCAGCGAGCCGTCGATCGACGATGCAATCGAGATCATGAAGGGCCTGAAGCCCTATTTCGAAGAGTATCACCACCTGCGTTATTCGAACGACGCGATCAAATCGGCCGTCGAACTGTCGGCCCGCTACATCTCCGACCGCAAGCTGCCGGATAAGGCGATCGACGTGATCGACGAAACGGGTGCTGCCCAGATGCTGCTGCCGCCGTCGAAGCGCCGCAAGCTGATCACCGAAAAGGAGATCGAGGCGACGGTTGCCACGATGGCGCGCATTCCGCCGAAGACCGTCTCCAAGGATGACGAAGCGGTGCTTGCCAATCTCGAGCAGGAACTGCGTTCGGTCGTCTACGGCCAGGATATCGCCATCGAAGCCTTGTCGACCTCGATCAAGCTGGCGCGCGCCGGCCTTCGCGAGCCGAACAAGCCGATCGGCGCCTATGTCTTCTCCGGTCCGACCGGTGTGGGCAAGACCGAGGTGGCAAAGCAGCTGGCATCGTCGCTCGGCGTCGAGCTTCTGCGCTTCGACATGTCGGAATATATGGAGCGGCATACGGTGTCGCGCCTGCTCGGCGCACCTCCAGGCTATGTCGGCTTCGACCAGGGCGGTCTTCTCACCGATGGCGTCGACCAGCACCCGCATTGCGTGGTCCTGCTCGACGAAATCGAGAAGGCGCATCCTGACATTTACAATATCCTGCTGCAGGTCATGGACCACGGCACGCTGACCGACCATAACGGCAAGAAGATCGACTTCCGCAACGTCATCCTGATCATGACGACGAATGCGGGCGCGTCCGAAATGGCCAAGGCGGCGATCGGCTTCGGCTCGTCCAAGCGCACCGGCGAGGACGAGGAGGCGCTGACCCGCCTGTTCACGCCGGAATTCCGCAACCGCCTCGACGCGATCATTCCCTTCGCGGCGCTGCCGACGGCCGTCATCCACAAGGTGGTGCAGAAGTTCATCATGCAGCTGGAGGCCCAGCTTTCCGAAAGGAACGTTACCTTCGACCTGCATGAGGATGCGATCGCCTGGCTGTCGGAAAAGGGTTACGACGAAAAGATGGGCGCCCGCCCGCTTGCCCGCGTGATCCAGGATACGATCAAGAAGCCGCTTGCCAACGAAATCCTCTTCGGCAAGCTGAAGAAGGGCGGCGTCGTCAACGTCACGGTCGGTCAGAAGGAAGACGGCAAGCCCGGCATCGTGCTGGAAGCCATTCCGGATACGGCGCCGATCAAGCCGAAGCCGGAAGCCGAAGTCGCCCATCCCGATGCCGACGGCGAGAGCGATGGCGAGCTGAAGACCAAGCCGGCGCCCAAGACCCGCGCCAAGACGGTCCCGCAGGCCGAGCCCGAGGTCCGCGACGCCCCGAAGAAGGGAAGCACGGTTCCGAAGGTCCCGCGCAAGAAGTGA
- the clpS gene encoding ATP-dependent Clp protease adapter ClpS translates to MIAKPIRMQNDSDRNGENGNRTSVITRTKPKTKKPNLYRVLLLNDDYTPMEFVIHILERFFQKDRESATRIMLHVHNHGVGECGIFTYEVAETKVSQVMDFARQHQHPLQCVMEKK, encoded by the coding sequence ATGATCGCAAAGCCGATCCGGATGCAGAACGACAGCGATAGGAACGGGGAGAACGGAAATCGAACCTCGGTCATCACACGCACCAAGCCGAAGACCAAAAAGCCCAATCTCTACCGCGTGCTGCTTTTGAATGACGACTACACGCCCATGGAATTCGTCATCCATATTCTGGAGCGTTTTTTTCAAAAGGATCGTGAAAGTGCCACCCGCATCATGCTCCATGTCCATAACCACGGCGTCGGCGAATGCGGAATATTCACATACGAGGTGGCGGAAACGAAGGTCAGCCAGGTGATGGACTTCGCCCGGCAGCACCAGCATCCGCTGCAATGCGTCATGGAAAAGAAGTGA
- a CDS encoding phasin family protein: MFNFDDANRKSKEAVDTALRTYSDTTKGFQAIAAEAADYSKKSFQDAVTHFETLAGAKSFEAAFELQTNYVKSYFEGLVSETTKLGEMYADLAKSAYKPYEAPIAAAVAKTPRQAQPSTPAAA, translated from the coding sequence ATGTTCAACTTTGACGATGCAAACAGGAAGAGCAAGGAAGCCGTCGACACGGCGCTGAGAACCTATTCCGATACGACCAAGGGCTTCCAGGCGATCGCCGCCGAAGCCGCTGACTATTCGAAGAAATCCTTTCAGGACGCGGTGACGCATTTCGAAACGCTGGCCGGTGCCAAGAGCTTCGAGGCCGCTTTCGAACTTCAGACCAATTACGTCAAGTCCTATTTCGAAGGTCTCGTTTCCGAGACGACGAAGCTCGGCGAGATGTATGCCGATCTCGCCAAATCCGCCTACAAGCCCTATGAAGCGCCGATCGCCGCTGCCGTCGCCAAAACCCCCAGGCAGGCGCAGCCTTCCACACCCGCCGCTGCATGA
- a CDS encoding DUF3126 family protein, protein MKPEEIKKLDAYFKRMLNPQIVVKARPRKNDSAEVYLGEEFLGVVYIDDEDGDRSYNFSMAILDVDL, encoded by the coding sequence GTGAAGCCAGAAGAAATCAAGAAGCTCGACGCCTATTTCAAACGCATGCTCAACCCGCAGATCGTCGTCAAGGCGCGTCCGCGCAAGAATGATTCTGCGGAAGTCTATCTCGGCGAAGAATTTCTGGGCGTTGTCTACATCGATGACGAGGACGGCGACCGCTCCTACAACTTTTCGATGGCGATCCTCGACGTCGATCTCTGA